TGTAATAACTTCTTAATAATTAAACACTATGAATGTATTAGTAAATTTAAACCACAAAGGAGGGGTAGGAAAAACTACCAATACTATTCATATAGGCGCAGAGCTTATGAATAGGGGCTATAAAGTTTTATTGATTGATGCAGACAATCAATGTGATTTAACAGTAGGCATAGGGGTAAAAGAAAGCCGGTATACAATACAAAATTTTTTGAATTGTGAACAAGGTTATAGGGTAGCTACAGTGTCTGAAAATTTTCATGTTCTTGCTGGACATCCTAATTTTCATGCAAACAGGTATAACCGATTAGCTTTGGGTAAGGCTATAAATCATTATAACCTTGCAGGTTTTTATGATTTTATTCTTGTTGATGTACCGCCTACAGGTATTAATCCTGAAGCTACATCGCCCGCAGAGCTGGCTTTGTGCGCTTGTAATTACTTTTTTGTACCTTTGCAGGCCGATATGTTTTCAATTAAAAATATAAACGCTTTTTTAGGTAGGGTGCTTGAAATGAGAAAATACAATCCTAACATGAAGTTTTTAGGTATGTATTTTAGTAATGTACTTACTACCACAAGCGTGTTTAAAGAATATTACCAAATGTTACAAGAACAGGCTCCTGATAATCTTTTTACTACTTATATTCGTAGAGATACTGAAGTGGTAAAAGCTGCTATTTTAGGACAAACTATCTTTGAATATAACGAGAAGTGTCGAGCGAGTGATGATTTTAAAAGTTTGGTAAGTGAAATTTTAAGTAGAATTGAAAAAATATAAAAAAATGGAAATATCAAAAATTTTTGATGCTATTTCATTGTTAATAGCTGTTTTGTGTTTATCTTTCTTAATTGTACAAATAAGACAAGTTTTTTTTGTAAGAAGTTCAACAAACGTTAAATCTCTCTTTTTTCCTATTGTAATATTGGTAACTTCTATGACTTATTTTTCGTTCAAAGAATCGAAATCAGACTATTTTTACAATGATAAAGGGGAAAGATATTACAAATTGAAATTAGACAATGATAATATTATTCGTGATAGTTTACAAAAAAATGAAAACACTAAAAAAGATTAATAATGGCAAAGAAAACAACAACAATTTTTGAACGTGGAGCGTTTAATTTAGATAACCTCCAAGCAATTAATAAAGCGCAGGAGGAGGAACCTGTACCTAATATCCATATCCAAGGTAAAGAGGATAAAGGTATGAAAAGATACATAATACAGTCGTATCTTACGGCTGACTACATAAAGAAGTATGAAAAGATATATACGAAATTTATACTTTCAATAAGTAAAAGGGTGCTAAAGAAAAATTTTCTTTTCATAATGGTAAAAGCTTATGCAATCCATTTAGAAGAAAAAGGGCAGTTAAAAACGCCTCCTGATAGGGACTTTGTTCCTAATTTATTAAGAAGACTGGGGAGGAGAAAAAACGACGGTGAGAAAAAAGAAATATACGTCTTTT
The nucleotide sequence above comes from Capnocytophaga sp. oral taxon 878. Encoded proteins:
- a CDS encoding ParA family protein, whose product is MNVLVNLNHKGGVGKTTNTIHIGAELMNRGYKVLLIDADNQCDLTVGIGVKESRYTIQNFLNCEQGYRVATVSENFHVLAGHPNFHANRYNRLALGKAINHYNLAGFYDFILVDVPPTGINPEATSPAELALCACNYFFVPLQADMFSIKNINAFLGRVLEMRKYNPNMKFLGMYFSNVLTTTSVFKEYYQMLQEQAPDNLFTTYIRRDTEVVKAAILGQTIFEYNEKCRASDDFKSLVSEILSRIEKI